A window of Lytechinus pictus isolate F3 Inbred chromosome 7, Lp3.0, whole genome shotgun sequence contains these coding sequences:
- the LOC129265353 gene encoding alpha-(1,6)-fucosyltransferase-like gives MIVAYATQRTLILDSKGWRYAREGWEKFFLPLSENCLDRTGDSTGRWGDASRIENVQVVDLPIVDGLHPRPDFLPLAIPEDISQRLLRLHGHPIVWWVGQIMTYIQRPQPALQEDIDKMKEALGFTNPIVGLHVRRTDKVGTEAAFHGIEEYMFHAEEYYQRLERKQEVPVRKIYLATDDASLLTEAQRKYPNYVFVSDNAISKSAGLSSRYSEDSLRGVIVDIYFLSRSDFLVCTFSSQVCRVAYEMMQYIHEDAAAYFRSLDDIYYYGGQNAHLQSVLYEHKPRSGTDEIEMLPGDTIGVAGNHWDGYSKGTNHRLAGRRGGLYPSYKVEDKTDIAKMPTYPEAENFHL, from the exons ATGATAGTAGCCTATGCCACCCAGAGGACACTCATCCTGGACTCCAAGGGTTGGAGGTATGCCAGGGAGGGATGGGAGAAGTTCTTCCTGCCTCTCAGTGAGAACTGCCTTGATCGGACAGGAGATTCAACAGGAAGATGGGGAG ATGCTAGCCGTATTGAAAATGTTCAAGTGGTAGATCTCCCCATTGTGGATGGCCTTCACCCTCGTCCAGACTTTCTTCCCTTGGCCATCCCTGAGGATATCTCTCAGAGGCTTTTAAGGCTACATGGTCACCCGATTGTTTGGTGGGTTGGACAGATAATGACATACATCCAGAGACCACAACCTGCCCTACAGGAGGATATTGACAAGATGAAAGAAGCTCTTGGATTTACTAATCCAATTGTCGG cTTACATGTACGACGTACAGACAAAGTTGGGACCGAAGCGGCATTTCATGGAATAGAGGAGTATATGTTTCATGCGGAAGAATATTATCAAAGACTTGAGAGGAAACAAGAAGTGCCTGTCAGAAAAATTTACCTGGCGACAGACGATGCTAGTCTACTCACAGAGGCACAGAGAAA ATACCCAAATTATGTCTTTGTTAGCGATAATGCAATATCTAAATCCGCTGGCCTTTCTTCAAGATACTCGGAGGATTCCTTACGGGGTGTcattgttgatatttatttcttgtCACGTTCTGATTTTCTTGTCTGCACCTTTTCATCACAG GTATGTAGAGTTGCATATGAGATGATGCAGTACATACATGAGGATGCTGCTGCCTACTTCCGTTCGCTTGATGATATCTATTACTATGGTGGGCAGAATGCCCATTTGCAATCTGTACTGTATGAGCACAAGCCACGTAGTGGGACCGATGAGATAGAAATGCTGCCCGGAGACACTATAGGTGTGGCTGGCAACCATTGGGATGGCTATTCAAAAGGTACAAACCACAGGTTAGCGGGCAGACGAGGCGGCCTGTATCCGTCGTATAAAGTTGAAGATAAAACAGACATTGCCAAGATGCCTACCTACCCAGAGGCAGAGAACTTCCACTTATAA